Proteins found in one Neofelis nebulosa isolate mNeoNeb1 chromosome 3, mNeoNeb1.pri, whole genome shotgun sequence genomic segment:
- the SFTPC gene encoding pulmonary surfactant-associated protein C isoform X1: protein MRGEGICSKMDVGSKEVLIESPPDYSAAPRGRFSIPCCPVNLKRLLLIVVVVVLVVVVIVGALLMGLHMSQKHTEMVLEMSIGGPEAQQRLALSERVGTTATFSIGSTGIVVYDYQRLLIAYKPAPGTCCYIMKMAPENIPSLEALTRKFRNFQPRPDAKLLASAEPHHLGASDSSTAPSLLVKPAVSTSKLGQEEVRDAGSASSVDLDFLGTTVSTLCGEVPLYYI, encoded by the exons GACTACTCAGCAGCTCCCCGGGGCCGGTTCAGCATCCCCTGCTGCCCTGTGAACCTCAAACGCCTCCTCCTCATCGTCGTGGTGGTAGTCCTTGTGGTCGTGGTGATTGTAGGGGCCCTGCTAATGGGTCTTCACATGAGCCAGAAACACACCGAGATG GTCCTAGAGATGAGCATTGGGGGACCAGAAGCCCAGCAGCGCCTGGCCCTGAGTGAGCGTGTGGGTACCACTGCCACCTTCTCCATTGGCTCCACTGGCATTGTAGTGTATGACTACCAGCGG CTCCTGATTGCCTATAAGCCAGCCCCAGGAACCTGTTGCTACATCATGAAGATGGCTCCAGAGAACATCCCAAGTCTTGAGGCTCTCACCAGAAAGTTCCGGAACTTCCAG CCCCGCCCTGATGCCAAGCTGCTGGCCTCAGCTGAGCCTCACCACTTGGGGGCTTCTGACTCCAGCACAGCCCCCTCTTTACTg GTCAAGCCTGCAGTGTCTACCTCTAAGCTGGGCCAGGAGGAGGTCCGTGATGCTGGCTCAGCATCCTCTGTGGACCTGGACTTCCTGGGCACCACTGTGAGCACCCTGTGTGGCGAGGTGCCCCTCTACTACATCTAG